In a single window of the Pseudomonas sp. B21-015 genome:
- a CDS encoding DUF971 domain-containing protein — MTTQLPTDIKLHKASKTLTLKYASGEEYHLPAEFLRVHSPSAEVQGHGKPILQFGKIGVGLSKVEPAGQYALKLTFDDGHDSGLFTWEYLYQLAVRQEDLWSDYLAELKAAGKTRDPNESIVKLML; from the coding sequence ATGACGACCCAACTCCCCACCGACATCAAACTGCACAAAGCCTCGAAAACCCTGACGCTCAAATACGCGTCCGGCGAGGAATATCACCTGCCCGCCGAGTTCCTTCGCGTGCACTCTCCTTCCGCCGAGGTCCAGGGCCATGGCAAACCTATCCTGCAATTTGGCAAGATCGGCGTAGGCCTGAGCAAAGTTGAACCGGCGGGTCAGTACGCACTGAAATTGACCTTCGACGACGGCCACGACAGCGGCCTGTTCACTTGGGAATATCTGTACCAGCTGGCCGTGCGCCAAGAAGATCTCTGGAGTGATTATCTTGCGGAACTCAAAGCGGCTGGAAAGACCCGTGACCCGAATGAATCCATCGTCAAGCTGATGCTCTAG
- a CDS encoding phasin family protein gives MAGKKNTEKEGSSWIGKVEDYSRKIWLAGLGVYSKIDTDGSKLFDALVKDGEKAEKLTKSAVGKKVDAAKDSASSAKSRISGVKDRALGKWDELEGAFDKRLNSAISRLGVPSRNEVKALHSKVDTLTKQIEKLTGAKVAPVAAKTAAAKPAAKSAAKPLAKAAAKPATKTAAAKPAAKAAAKPAAKPAAKPAAKTAAAKPAAAKKPAVKKPAAPKVAAPKPAAAAAKPATPVSTANSGTAPTLAVTPTAAPAPAPTSQS, from the coding sequence ATGGCTGGCAAAAAGAATACTGAAAAAGAAGGCAGCTCGTGGATCGGGAAGGTCGAAGACTACTCCCGCAAGATCTGGCTGGCTGGTTTAGGCGTGTACTCGAAGATCGACACTGACGGTAGCAAGCTCTTCGATGCATTGGTTAAGGACGGCGAGAAGGCCGAGAAGCTCACCAAGAGTGCTGTCGGCAAGAAAGTCGATGCCGCCAAGGACTCCGCTTCGTCGGCCAAGTCGCGCATCAGCGGCGTGAAAGATCGCGCACTGGGCAAGTGGGATGAGCTGGAAGGGGCTTTTGACAAGCGCCTGAACAGTGCCATTTCGCGCCTGGGTGTACCGAGCCGCAATGAAGTCAAAGCACTGCACAGCAAGGTCGATACGTTGACCAAGCAAATCGAAAAACTCACCGGTGCCAAGGTTGCGCCTGTTGCGGCGAAAACCGCGGCGGCCAAACCTGCAGCCAAAAGCGCTGCCAAACCATTGGCCAAGGCTGCCGCTAAACCGGCGACCAAAACTGCCGCGGCGAAACCTGCAGCCAAAGCGGCCGCTAAACCTGCTGCTAAACCGGCGGCCAAACCTGCAGCTAAAACCGCAGCGGCTAAACCCGCTGCTGCGAAGAAGCCTGCAGTGAAAAAGCCGGCAGCCCCGAAAGTGGCTGCACCGAAACCGGCAGCGGCTGCCGCCAAGCCGGCAACCCCGGTCAGTACGGCAAACTCCGGCACTGCGCCGACCCTTGCTGTAACCCCGACTGCCGCGCCGGCTCCGGCGCCAACCAGTCAGTCCTGA
- a CDS encoding phasin family protein, producing the protein MAKVILKKKVDVETNAPSDVKSYARKIWLAGLGAYTKVGQEGSEYVQELIKAGQAVEKKGKKVVTEKLEAANAEIDEAKSEVSTFKGKVELQLDKVEKAFDTRIASALNRIGIPSKHDVETLSAKLDELTALLERVARKS; encoded by the coding sequence ATGGCCAAAGTTATTTTGAAGAAAAAAGTCGACGTCGAGACTAACGCTCCGAGCGACGTCAAATCGTATGCCCGCAAGATCTGGCTGGCAGGCCTGGGTGCTTACACCAAGGTCGGTCAAGAGGGTAGCGAGTACGTTCAAGAGTTGATCAAGGCTGGTCAAGCTGTTGAAAAGAAAGGCAAAAAAGTCGTCACTGAGAAGCTTGAAGCGGCCAATGCCGAGATCGATGAAGCCAAGAGTGAAGTGAGCACTTTCAAAGGCAAAGTTGAACTTCAACTCGACAAAGTCGAGAAGGCTTTCGATACGCGCATCGCAAGTGCCTTGAATCGTATCGGCATTCCGTCTAAACATGACGTTGAGACACTCTCTGCTAAGCTCGATGAGCTGACAGCATTGCTCGAACGTGTCGCGCGTAAATCTTAA
- the hslU gene encoding ATP-dependent protease ATPase subunit HslU produces the protein MPMTPREIVHELNRHIIGQDDAKRAVAIALRNRWRRMQLPEELRVEVTPKNILMIGPTGVGKTEIARRLAKLANAPFIKVEATKFTEVGYVGRDVESIIRDLADAAIKLLREQEMTKVRHRAEDAAEERILDALLPPARMGFSNEDAAPSQDSNTRQLFRKRLREGQLDDKEIEIEVAEVTGVDISAPPGMEEMTNQLQSLFANMGKGKRKNRKLKVKEALKLVRDEEAGRLVNEEELKAKALEAVEQHGIVFIDEIDKVAKRGNSGGVDVSREGVQRDLLPLIEGCTVNTKLGMVKTDHILFIASGAFHLSKPSDLVPELQGRLPIRVELKALSPEDFERILSEPHASLTEQYCALLKTEGLLIEFLPDGIKRLAEIAWQVNEKTENIGARRLHTLLERLLEEVSFSAGDLASTHEDKPILIDADYVNSHLGELAQNEDLSRYIL, from the coding sequence TTGCGCAACCGCTGGCGCCGGATGCAACTGCCCGAAGAGCTGCGCGTCGAAGTCACCCCCAAGAACATCCTGATGATCGGCCCGACCGGTGTCGGTAAAACCGAGATTGCCCGTCGCCTGGCCAAACTCGCCAACGCGCCGTTCATCAAAGTCGAAGCGACCAAATTCACCGAAGTGGGCTACGTCGGCCGCGACGTCGAATCGATCATTCGTGATCTGGCCGACGCCGCGATCAAGCTGCTGCGCGAACAGGAAATGACCAAGGTGCGCCACCGCGCCGAAGACGCCGCCGAAGAGCGCATCCTCGACGCTTTGCTGCCACCGGCACGCATGGGCTTCAGCAACGAGGATGCCGCACCGTCCCAGGATTCCAATACCCGTCAGCTGTTCCGCAAACGCCTGCGTGAAGGCCAGCTGGATGACAAGGAGATCGAAATCGAAGTGGCCGAAGTGACCGGCGTCGATATCTCCGCGCCACCGGGCATGGAAGAAATGACCAACCAGTTGCAGAGCCTGTTCGCCAACATGGGCAAGGGCAAGCGCAAAAACCGCAAGCTCAAGGTCAAGGAAGCGCTGAAACTGGTTCGCGACGAAGAAGCCGGTCGCCTGGTCAACGAAGAAGAATTGAAGGCCAAGGCCCTGGAAGCCGTCGAACAGCACGGCATCGTGTTCATCGATGAAATCGACAAGGTCGCCAAGCGTGGCAACTCCGGCGGCGTCGATGTTTCCCGTGAAGGCGTGCAGCGCGACTTGCTGCCGCTGATCGAAGGCTGCACCGTCAACACCAAGCTGGGCATGGTCAAGACCGACCACATCCTGTTCATCGCCTCCGGTGCGTTCCATCTGAGCAAGCCGAGCGATCTGGTGCCCGAGCTGCAAGGTCGCCTGCCGATTCGAGTCGAACTCAAGGCCCTGAGTCCGGAAGATTTCGAGCGCATCCTCAGCGAGCCGCATGCATCGCTCACCGAGCAGTATTGTGCATTGCTGAAAACCGAAGGCCTGCTCATCGAATTCCTGCCGGACGGCATCAAGCGTCTCGCCGAGATCGCCTGGCAGGTCAACGAGAAGACCGAAAACATCGGCGCCCGTCGCCTGCACACCCTGCTCGAGCGTCTGCTCGAAGAGGTGTCGTTCAGCGCCGGCGATCTGGCCAGCACCCACGAGGACAAGCCGATCCTGATCGACGCCGACTACGTCAACAGCCACCTGGGCGAATTGGCGCAGAACGAAGACCTGTCCCGTTATATCCTGTAG
- a CDS encoding polyhydroxyalkanoic acid system family protein, producing MARISVERAHGLGKEAAREKADKLAQKLSDQYGLEPQWSGDTLNLRRSGVKGAVHVGEDSIRVDVELGLLMSAMSGTIKSEIERALDKALT from the coding sequence ATGGCCCGTATTAGTGTTGAGCGTGCCCACGGCCTGGGTAAGGAAGCGGCCCGCGAGAAGGCCGACAAGTTGGCGCAGAAACTGTCCGATCAATATGGCCTGGAGCCACAGTGGTCCGGCGACACCCTGAACCTCAGACGTTCCGGTGTGAAAGGCGCGGTGCATGTGGGCGAGGACTCGATCAGGGTCGACGTTGAACTGGGCCTGTTGATGTCCGCCATGAGCGGCACCATCAAATCGGAAATCGAAAGGGCTCTCGATAAAGCACTGACCTGA
- the phaC gene encoding class II poly(R)-hydroxyalkanoic acid synthase: protein MSNKQNDDLKFQASENTLGLNPVVGLRRKDLLGSARMVLTQAIRQPIHSARHVAHFGIELKNVLLGKSELRPQSDDRRFLDPAWSQNPLYKRYLQTYLAWRKELHAWIDDSNLSPKDVARGHFVVNLMTEAMAPTNTAANPAAVKRFFETGGKSLLDGLSHLAKDLVHNGGMPSQVNMGAFEVGKSLGVTEGAVVFRNDVLELIQYRPITEQVHERPLLVVPPQINKFYVFDLSPDKSLARFCLRNNVQTFIVSWRNPTKEQREWGLSTYIEALKEAVDVVTAITGSKDVNMLGACSGGITCTALLGHYAAIGEKKVNALTLLVSVLDTTLDSDVALFVDEQTLEAAKRHSYQAGVLEGRDMARVFAWMRPNDLIWNYWVNNYLLGNEPPVFDILFWNNDTTRLPAAFHGDLIEMFKNNPLIRPDALEVCGTPIDLKQVTADIFSLAGTNDHITPWKSCYKSAQLFGGKVEFVLSSSGHIQSILNPPGNPKARYMTSTEMPVKAEDWMENSTKHTDSWWLHWQAWQAERSGKLKKSPASLGNKAYPAGEASPGTYVHER, encoded by the coding sequence ATGAGTAACAAGCAAAACGATGACCTGAAATTCCAGGCTTCAGAAAATACCTTGGGACTGAATCCTGTTGTTGGGCTGCGTAGAAAGGATCTACTGGGTTCCGCTCGAATGGTGCTGACCCAGGCCATCAGGCAACCCATCCACAGTGCCAGACACGTCGCCCATTTCGGCATCGAACTCAAGAACGTGCTGCTCGGAAAATCCGAGCTCCGACCGCAAAGCGATGACCGTCGCTTCCTCGACCCGGCCTGGAGTCAGAACCCGCTCTACAAACGTTATTTGCAAACTTATCTGGCATGGCGCAAGGAACTTCACGCCTGGATCGATGACAGCAACCTCTCGCCCAAGGACGTCGCTCGCGGGCATTTCGTGGTCAATCTGATGACCGAAGCCATGGCCCCGACCAACACGGCGGCCAACCCGGCGGCAGTCAAACGCTTCTTCGAAACCGGTGGGAAAAGCCTGCTCGATGGCCTCTCCCACCTGGCCAAGGACCTGGTACACAACGGCGGCATGCCAAGCCAGGTCAACATGGGCGCATTCGAAGTCGGCAAGAGCCTGGGCGTGACCGAAGGCGCGGTGGTCTTTCGCAACGACGTGCTGGAGCTGATCCAGTACCGGCCGATCACCGAGCAAGTGCATGAGCGCCCACTGCTGGTGGTGCCGCCGCAGATCAACAAGTTCTATGTTTTCGACCTGAGCCCGGACAAGAGCCTGGCGCGTTTCTGCCTGCGCAACAACGTGCAGACGTTCATCGTCAGCTGGCGCAACCCGACCAAGGAGCAACGCGAGTGGGGTCTGTCGACCTACATCGAAGCGCTCAAGGAAGCAGTCGACGTGGTCACTGCGATCACCGGCAGTAAAGATGTGAACATGCTCGGTGCATGCTCCGGCGGCATCACCTGCACCGCCCTGCTGGGTCACTACGCAGCGATCGGCGAGAAGAAGGTCAACGCCCTGACGCTGCTGGTCAGCGTGCTCGACACCACCCTCGACAGCGACGTGGCCCTGTTCGTCGACGAGCAAACCCTCGAAGCCGCCAAGCGCCATTCCTACCAGGCCGGTGTGCTGGAAGGTCGCGACATGGCGAGAGTCTTCGCCTGGATGCGCCCCAACGACCTGATCTGGAACTACTGGGTCAACAACTACCTGTTGGGCAACGAGCCACCGGTTTTCGACATTCTGTTCTGGAACAACGACACCACCCGGTTGCCGGCGGCGTTCCACGGCGACCTGATCGAGATGTTCAAAAACAACCCATTGATCCGCCCCGATGCACTGGAAGTGTGCGGCACACCGATCGACCTCAAGCAGGTGACTGCCGACATCTTTTCCCTGGCCGGCACCAACGATCACATCACCCCGTGGAAGTCCTGCTACAAATCCGCGCAGCTGTTCGGTGGCAAGGTAGAGTTCGTGCTGTCCAGCAGCGGGCATATCCAGAGCATCCTGAACCCGCCGGGCAATCCGAAAGCGCGCTACATGACCAGCACCGAGATGCCGGTCAAGGCCGAGGACTGGATGGAAAACTCCACCAAGCACACCGACTCCTGGTGGTTGCATTGGCAGGCGTGGCAGGCCGAGCGTTCGGGCAAACTGAAGAAATCCCCCGCCAGCCTTGGCAACAAGGCCTATCCCGCAGGTGAGGCGTCGCCGGGCACTTACGTGCATGAACGTTGA
- the ubiE gene encoding bifunctional demethylmenaquinone methyltransferase/2-methoxy-6-polyprenyl-1,4-benzoquinol methylase UbiE, with protein MTDQRKGSDAEPTTHFGFKNVPESQKAEKVAEVFHSVAAKYDLMNDLLSGGMHRLWKRFAIELSGVRQGNRVLDIAGGTGDLTKKFSHLVGPTGQVVLADINESMLRVGRDRLLDLGVSGNVEFVQADAEKLPFPDNHFDCVTIAFGLRNVTHKEDALRSMLRVLKPGGRLLVLEFSKPTNALMSKAYDAYSFAFMPLMGKLITNDSESYRYLAESIRMHPNQETLKSMMVEAGFDRVTYHNMTAGIVALHRGIKP; from the coding sequence ATGACTGATCAGCGCAAAGGCAGCGATGCCGAACCCACCACTCACTTCGGCTTCAAAAACGTTCCGGAAAGCCAGAAAGCGGAAAAAGTCGCTGAGGTTTTTCACTCGGTAGCCGCCAAGTACGACCTGATGAACGACCTCCTGTCGGGCGGCATGCACCGTCTGTGGAAGCGTTTCGCGATCGAACTGTCGGGCGTGCGCCAGGGTAACCGCGTACTGGACATCGCCGGTGGCACTGGTGACCTGACCAAAAAGTTCTCGCACCTCGTTGGCCCGACTGGCCAGGTCGTTCTGGCCGACATCAACGAATCCATGCTCAGGGTCGGTCGTGACCGCCTGCTGGATCTGGGTGTGTCCGGCAACGTCGAATTCGTCCAGGCCGATGCTGAAAAGCTGCCGTTCCCGGACAACCACTTCGACTGCGTGACTATCGCTTTCGGCCTGCGCAACGTGACGCATAAAGAAGACGCCCTGCGCTCGATGCTGCGCGTGCTGAAACCGGGCGGCCGTTTGCTGGTGCTGGAATTCTCCAAACCGACCAACGCGCTGATGTCCAAAGCCTACGACGCCTATTCGTTCGCCTTCATGCCGCTGATGGGCAAGCTGATCACCAATGATTCGGAAAGCTATCGCTACCTGGCCGAATCGATCCGCATGCACCCGAACCAGGAAACCCTGAAGTCGATGATGGTCGAGGCCGGTTTCGACCGCGTGACTTACCACAACATGACCGCAGGCATCGTCGCCCTGCACCGCGGCATCAAGCCCTGA
- a CDS encoding TetR/AcrR family transcriptional regulator, which produces MKTRDRILECALQLFNQKGEPNVSTMEVANEMGISPGNLYYHFHGKEPLILGLFERFQAELTPLLDPPSDVELAPDDYWLFLHLIIERLAHYRFLFQDLSNLAGRLPKLAKGIRNLLNALKRTLASLLAQLKAQGQLVSDTQALGQLVEQITMTLLFSLDYQRILDREGEVRLVVYQIMMLVAPHLLPPVKVATERLALQYLEEHD; this is translated from the coding sequence ATGAAAACCCGCGACCGGATTCTCGAATGTGCCCTGCAGTTGTTCAATCAGAAGGGTGAACCGAACGTGTCCACCATGGAAGTTGCCAACGAAATGGGCATCAGCCCGGGCAACCTCTACTACCACTTCCACGGCAAGGAACCGTTGATTCTCGGGCTATTCGAGCGCTTCCAGGCCGAACTGACGCCCTTGCTCGATCCACCGTCCGATGTGGAATTGGCACCCGATGATTACTGGCTGTTCCTGCACCTGATCATCGAACGCCTGGCCCACTACCGGTTTCTGTTCCAGGACCTGTCGAACCTTGCCGGCCGCCTGCCGAAACTGGCCAAGGGGATCCGCAACCTGCTCAATGCATTGAAGCGCACTCTGGCTTCATTGCTGGCACAGTTGAAGGCTCAGGGTCAGCTGGTCAGTGACACCCAGGCGCTGGGACAACTGGTGGAGCAAATCACCATGACGTTGCTGTTCTCGCTGGACTATCAGCGGATTCTCGACCGTGAAGGTGAAGTGCGACTGGTGGTGTATCAGATCATGATGCTGGTGGCGCCGCACTTGCTGCCACCGGTGAAAGTCGCGACCGAGCGGTTGGCGTTGCAGTACCTGGAGGAGCACGACTAA
- a CDS encoding SCP2 domain-containing protein yields the protein MLQAGLLASVELGLNRVLRLDSTALPRLAHLSGKVIAVDCRSPTLQLFILPSDEGLMLASHWETGADCTLRAPASSLLKLATSKDKTSVLHTPEVELDGDSGVLLELAAILQDLELDWEYELSRWLGPVATQLVGGHLRSRARWYQQGFASLNQNLGEYLAEESRALVGQREAEARFSELDQIKLDLERLEARFERLSRSLDPSDNA from the coding sequence ATGTTGCAGGCCGGCCTGCTCGCCAGCGTTGAACTCGGTTTGAACCGGGTGCTGCGTCTCGACAGCACGGCACTGCCGCGGCTGGCGCATTTGAGTGGCAAGGTGATTGCCGTCGACTGCCGCAGCCCGACGTTGCAACTGTTCATCCTGCCCAGCGATGAAGGCCTGATGCTGGCGTCCCACTGGGAAACCGGCGCCGACTGCACCTTGCGCGCACCGGCCTCAAGCCTGCTGAAGCTGGCGACGAGCAAAGACAAGACGTCGGTCCTGCATACCCCGGAAGTCGAACTCGACGGCGACAGCGGCGTGCTGCTGGAACTGGCGGCGATCCTTCAGGACCTCGAGCTGGACTGGGAGTACGAACTCTCACGCTGGCTGGGTCCGGTGGCCACGCAACTGGTCGGCGGTCATCTACGCAGTCGCGCCCGCTGGTATCAACAAGGGTTCGCCAGCCTGAACCAGAACCTGGGCGAATACCTGGCCGAAGAATCGCGCGCCCTCGTCGGTCAGCGCGAAGCCGAAGCCCGTTTCAGTGAACTGGACCAGATCAAGCTCGATCTTGAACGACTCGAGGCGCGTTTCGAGCGCCTTTCCCGATCCCTCGACCCAAGCGATAACGCATGA
- the phaZ gene encoding poly(3-hydroxyalkanoate) depolymerase, protein MPQPFIFRTVNLDGQTLRTAVRPGKPHLTPLLIFNGIGANLELIFPFVQALDPDLEVIAFDVPGVGGSSTPNRPYRFSGLAKLTARMLDYLDYGQVNVIGVSWGGALAQQFAHDYPERCKKLVLAATAAGAVMVPGKPKVLWMMASPRRYVQPSHVIRIAPMIYGGSFRRDPTLAASHAARVRSAGKLGYYWQLFAGLGWTSIHWLHKIHQPTLVLAGDDDPLIPLINMRMLAWRIPNAQLHIIDDGHLFLITRAEAVAPIIMKFLEEERQRAVMHPHPAPSGG, encoded by the coding sequence ATGCCGCAACCGTTCATATTTCGTACCGTCAACCTGGATGGCCAGACCCTCCGCACCGCGGTACGCCCCGGCAAGCCTCACTTGACGCCCTTGCTGATTTTCAACGGCATCGGTGCCAACCTGGAGCTGATATTTCCGTTCGTCCAGGCGCTGGATCCGGACCTGGAAGTCATCGCCTTCGACGTACCCGGTGTCGGCGGCTCATCGACTCCCAACCGCCCGTATCGATTCTCGGGTCTGGCGAAACTCACGGCGCGAATGCTCGACTATCTCGATTACGGGCAGGTCAATGTCATCGGCGTGTCGTGGGGTGGCGCTCTGGCGCAGCAATTTGCCCATGACTATCCCGAGCGCTGCAAGAAGCTGGTGCTGGCGGCCACGGCTGCCGGCGCCGTGATGGTTCCGGGCAAGCCGAAAGTGCTGTGGATGATGGCCAGCCCACGGCGCTACGTCCAGCCATCCCATGTGATCCGCATCGCACCGATGATCTATGGCGGCTCGTTCCGTCGCGATCCGACCCTGGCTGCCAGTCATGCCGCCAGGGTCCGTTCGGCAGGCAAACTCGGCTACTACTGGCAGCTGTTCGCCGGCCTCGGTTGGACCAGCATTCACTGGCTGCACAAGATCCACCAACCCACTCTGGTGCTGGCCGGCGACGACGACCCACTGATCCCGCTGATCAATATGCGCATGCTGGCCTGGCGAATTCCCAACGCCCAACTGCACATCATCGACGACGGGCATCTGTTTCTGATTACCCGGGCCGAAGCGGTGGCACCGATCATCATGAAATTTCTCGAGGAGGAACGTCAGCGCGCAGTGATGCATCCGCACCCTGCGCCATCGGGTGGTTAA
- the phaC gene encoding class II poly(R)-hydroxyalkanoic acid synthase encodes MRDKPAKGSLPTPAAFINAQSAVTGLRGRDLLSTMRSLATHGLRNPVYTARHALKLGGQLGRVLLGETLHPINPQDNRFADPAWSLNPFYRRSLQAYLSWQKEVKNWIDESNLSPDDRARAHFAFTLINDAVAPSNTLLNPLAIKEIFNSGGHSLVRGVGHLLDDLLHNHGLPRQVTKQAFEVGKTVATTTGSVVFRNELLELIQYKPMSEKQYAKPLLIVPPQINKFYIFDLSPNNSFVQFALKNGLQTFIISWRNPDVRHREWGLSSYVEAAEEAMNVCRAITGAREVNLMGACAGGLTIAALQGHLQAKRQLRRVSSATYLVSLLDSQIDSPATLFADEQTLEAAKRRSYQKGVLEGRDMARVFAWMRPNDLIWNYFVNNYLLGKEPAAFDILYWNNDNTRLPAAFHGDLLDFFKHNPLSHPGGLEVCGTPIDLQKVTVDSFSVAGINDHITPWDAVYRSTLLLGGERRFVLSNSGHVQSILNPPHNPKANYVENPKMSSDPRAWYYDAKRADGSWWTQWLGWIQERSGAQRETLMTLGNQNYPPMEAAPGTYVRVR; translated from the coding sequence ATGCGCGACAAACCAGCGAAGGGCTCTTTGCCCACTCCCGCTGCATTCATCAACGCACAGAGTGCGGTTACCGGTCTGCGCGGCCGGGACTTGCTTTCGACCATGCGCAGCCTCGCCACCCACGGCCTGCGCAACCCGGTGTATACGGCCCGGCATGCCTTGAAGCTGGGCGGCCAACTGGGCCGCGTGCTGCTGGGTGAAACCCTGCACCCGATCAACCCGCAGGACAATCGCTTTGCCGATCCGGCGTGGAGCCTCAATCCTTTTTATCGCCGCAGCTTGCAGGCTTATCTGAGCTGGCAGAAAGAGGTCAAGAACTGGATCGACGAAAGCAACCTGAGCCCGGACGATCGCGCCCGCGCCCACTTTGCCTTTACCTTGATCAACGACGCCGTGGCACCGTCCAACACCTTGCTCAATCCGCTGGCGATCAAGGAGATATTCAACTCTGGCGGCCACAGTCTGGTGCGGGGTGTCGGCCATCTTCTCGACGACCTCCTGCACAACCACGGCCTGCCCAGGCAAGTCACCAAACAAGCATTCGAGGTGGGCAAAACGGTCGCCACCACCACCGGTTCCGTGGTGTTTCGCAATGAGCTGCTGGAGCTGATCCAGTACAAGCCAATGAGCGAAAAACAGTATGCCAAGCCGTTGCTGATCGTGCCGCCACAGATCAACAAGTTCTACATTTTCGACTTGAGCCCCAACAACAGCTTCGTCCAGTTCGCCCTTAAGAACGGCTTGCAGACGTTCATTATCAGCTGGCGCAATCCCGATGTGCGTCATCGCGAATGGGGGCTGTCGTCTTACGTCGAAGCCGCCGAAGAAGCGATGAATGTGTGCCGGGCGATCACCGGCGCTCGCGAGGTCAACCTGATGGGGGCCTGCGCCGGCGGGCTGACCATCGCCGCGCTGCAAGGGCATTTGCAGGCCAAGCGGCAGCTGCGGCGGGTGTCCAGCGCGACCTACCTGGTCAGCCTGCTCGACAGTCAGATAGACAGCCCCGCAACTCTTTTCGCCGACGAGCAGACACTGGAAGCGGCCAAGCGCCGCTCGTACCAGAAGGGCGTGCTGGAAGGTCGTGACATGGCCAGGGTTTTTGCCTGGATGCGCCCCAACGATTTGATCTGGAATTACTTCGTCAATAACTACCTGCTGGGCAAGGAGCCGGCGGCGTTCGACATCCTCTACTGGAACAACGACAACACGCGCCTGCCGGCAGCGTTTCATGGTGATCTGCTGGACTTTTTCAAGCACAACCCGCTGAGTCATCCGGGCGGGCTGGAAGTGTGCGGCACACCGATTGACCTGCAGAAAGTCACCGTCGACAGTTTCAGCGTGGCCGGCATCAACGATCACATCACCCCCTGGGATGCGGTGTATCGCTCGACATTGCTGCTGGGTGGCGAACGGCGCTTCGTGCTGTCCAACAGCGGTCATGTGCAGAGCATTCTCAACCCGCCCCACAATCCGAAAGCCAACTACGTCGAGAACCCGAAAATGAGCAGCGACCCGCGAGCCTGGTATTACGATGCCAAGCGCGCCGACGGCAGTTGGTGGACGCAATGGCTGGGCTGGATTCAGGAACGCTCTGGCGCACAACGCGAAACCCTGATGACCCTCGGCAACCAGAACTACCCACCGATGGAGGCAGCACCCGGTACTTACGTGCGCGTGCGCTGA